CCTTCACTACCCAGACATTGCTGCTGGCCATGCCCTTGCCGCGCGCCTCTATGGCTGGCCCCTTCCGTCCAACTGGATGACGTCGCAGCTCCATGTCTCAATCCAAAATCCCAATTCCCGGATCAGACTCCCTGGAATCACACTGCGCCGAATGACGAATATGACGGTCACACAATGGTTCGATTTGCCCATTCTCGCTCCTGCAGACGTCATCATCGGCATCGCAGGCGACCTGCTGCAACGCGACCTCGTGAAACTCTGCGACGCGGCCGTTGGCAACTGGCACGGACCACCGCAGATCGGCCTCGACGAACTGCGTGACTGCGTTCGCACACGTCCTTTTATCCGGGGACGAAAACACCTCTCCGAGGCAGTCGGTCTTGCCCGTCAAACTGTCGACTCACCACCGGAGACAGACCTGCGGCTGTGGGCCGTCGAGGTCGGTCTCCCTGAACCCGTCGTTCACCCTCAGGTCCTCAGCCGCATCCTTGGGCGCATAGTCGAACCTGACCTCGGCTATCCCCACGCGCGGCTCGCGTTGGAGTACGAAGGCAATCACCATTTCGAGTCGAAACGCCAGAGAGAAAGCGATCTCAGACGCGACGAAGCGCTTCGGGCTGAGGGCTGGACGGTCCTCCACGTGACGAGCAACACCAACTACATCTTGTTAGAGGCACAGATTCGTGATCACTTGGGATTCGAACCTCGCCCGGGACATCACAGCCGCTATCGAAGATGACGATTGCCTGCGACTGACTCCGCTTGAGACAGTGAGTTCCGGACGATCCGTGCTGATTACCGAGGTCTGAGTCAGCACGGGTCGTCCGAAACTCCCAGAGCTTCCTGCGATGAAAGCAACAACCAAGAGCGGGCCACCCCGAAACCTGAGAACTTCTCAGGCTTCTCACCCTCAGCTCAGGTGATGGACCTCCTGCAGCCCGTACACCGGAGTCTCGATGCCTTCATGCCGGGCCTTGAGCTGCAGAGCAAGGTAGAGCGAGTAATGACGTGCCTGGTGCAGGTTGCCACCCATGAACCACAGATTCTCCTGCTGAGTGGGTTTCCACATGTTACGCTGCTCGCCCTCCCACGGGCCCGGGTCCTTCGTCGTCTCCGACCCCAGGCCCCAGCATTTGCCGACCTTGTCCGCGGTCTCCTGATCGACGAGGTCCGCGACCCAGCCGTTCATCGAACCGTAGCCGGTGGCGTAGACGACGAGGTCAGCTGGCAGCGCAGTCCCGTCCGCCAATACAACCGAGTCGGAAGTCAGGTGGTCGACCTGCCCCTTGGACAGCTTCACCTTTCCGTCGGCGACGAGCTCGGCGGATCCGACGTCGATGTAGTAGCCCGATCCACGACGCAGGTATTTGAGGAACAGGCCGGATTCATCGTCACCGAAGTCGAGGTCGAATCCGGCGTTCTCCATCCGTTGGTAGAAGTCCTTGTCCTCTTCCTTGATCTGGTTATAGAGCGGGATCTGGAATTCGTGCATGATCCGGTACGGCAGTGACGCGAAGATGAGATCCGCTTTCTCCGTCGTCACCCCGCCCTCCAGCGCACGTTCGGAGTACAGGTCGCCCATCGCGATCTCCACGAGCGAATCGCTCTTGACGATGTGTGTGCTCGAGCGCTGCACCATCGTGACGTCGGCGCCGTTCTCGTACAAGGCGCCGCAGATGTCGAAGGCCGAGTTGTTACTGCCGATGACGACGACCTTCTTGCCGGCGTAGGCATCGGGGCCCGGGTGCTGCGAGGAGTGCTGCTGCTCGCCCTTGAAGATGTCGGAGCCCGGGAAGGTGGGGATGTTCGGCTTGCCCGACATGCCCGTGGCCATCACCAGATGGGTCGGATGCAGAGTGATATTCTCCCCGTTCCGATCAACCTCGACCGTCCACCGGCCTGCCGCTTCGTCATATTTCGCCGAGGCGGCTGTGGTCGATGACCAGTACGGGATCTCCATCACCTTCGTGTAGAACTCCAACCAGTCCGCGATCTTGTCCTTCGGTGCGAACACCGGCCAGTTGTCGGGGAACTTCAGATACGGCAGGTGGTCGTACCAGACCGGATCGTGCAGGCACAGCGATTTGTACCGCGACCGCCACTGGTCACCCGGACGTTCCCACCGGTCGATGACCAACGAGGGCACCCCGAGTTGGCGGAGGCGAGCACCGAGGGCGATCCCGCCCTGCCCGCCGCCGACGACGAGGATGTAGGGATCGGTGGTCTTGCCCCAGGCTTCGTCCTCCTCGGCGAGCTTCTCCGACCAGCTCTTCCGCTCGGGATCGACACCGTGCTCTGCCCCTTTGATGCGGCGGGTGCCGCGCGGCTCCTCGTGTCCGGCGATCTCCTGCAGCGAGGTGAGCATGGTCCAGGCCTTGATACCGTCTTCGTCGATGAGGCGGACGAGCCCTTTGCCGCGCCCCACCGCGGTGGCGAAAGTGAACCAGGCTTCGGTCACTCCGTCGGCAGTTGCCGCCGGCTCGCTGAGTTCGAATTCCTCCGGTGCGACCCGGTCGAGATTATGGGTGAGCAGGTCGGTGACCCCGTCGGGATCCTCCACCGTTTTGAGGTTCCAGGTGAAGGAGACGAGGTCCCTCCAGTAGCTGTCGGTGGCGAACAGTCCGGCGGCGGCCGGAATGTCCCGGCGGCTCAGCGCCGATTCGAAGTCCTGCAGCCACCTCATTGCGATGTCGTCGGCAGTCAGCTGGGGACGGTCGAGCGTCGTTGTCATCTTTCCTCCTCATTGAGTTCAGTGACTCCAAGCTAGGCCGGGCGCCAACAGCTCGGAAGAGTTGCATCGGATTGCATGCCTCTCACCGAGGCGGGATTCTCACGGACGCTTCGACCCCATGGTCTGGGGTTCGTTCCCGTTTTATACTCAAGGCATGCTTCAGCCGGATCTGGCGCATCTCGCCAGGGATCTGACACGCATTCACGATGCTGTGATCACCGGGGCGTCACCCCCGGTGCAACCGCGCGCGCTGGTCAGGCGCTCGTGGGATCGGATGCTGCGCTTGGGCCTGGACCCGGATGGTGCGAATGCGCGAATCGTCGCCGATGAGGCCGAGTTGGAGACTCGACGGAGGAAATCGCGGCTGCGCTTGGTCGTCGAGGAGATGCGGTCAGTGCTGTTGCGGGCCCCTGATGCGGCTCCATTCATCCTCGTAGTCACCGATGCCGACGGCGTCATTCTGTGGCGAGATGGTGCAGCGTCCGCCAGACGCCAAGCCGATGAACTCGGATTCGTCGAAGGAGCTCATTGGTCTGAGGCCAAGGTCGGCACGAACGCCATCGGCACGGCGCTGACCGAGGAGGCACCCGTCCAGCTCTTCTCCGCCGAACACTTCGAGGCGTCTCAGCACCCCTGGTACTGCAGCGCCGTGCCCGTGCACGACCCGCACGATGGGACTCTCTTGGGAGTCGTCGATATCAGTGGCCCGGCGATGACGCTTCACCCGGCCGTGCAGTCCTTGGTGACGACGGCGGTGCGCCTGGCCGAGGCCAGGCTGATGATCGCTCAGCAGGAAGCGCTGAACACTCTGCGCGACCGGATGTCGGCGATGCTCGCCGGCACTTCCGGACCGGCCCTCGTCGTCGACGATGCCGGGTGGGTGGCATACCAGCAGGGGGTGCGCAGCCGTGACCGCATCGAAGCTCCAGCTGCTGACCGGTCCATCCTCATCCCCGGCGCAGGCCTGTGCCTGCCGGAGAAGATCACCGGCGGGTGGCTGCTGCGGCCCACCGGTGACCGTCGCGCCTCGGTGACTCTGCGGATGAGGCAGGATCCACCCGTTCTCGATATCCACTCCGGCACCGACCCCTTGGTCGTTCCGCTCACGCCACGGCGTGCGCAGATTTTGGCGGCGGTCACCTCGGCGGGGTCTGCGGGGATCAGTGCCGCCGACCTCAGCCAGCGCCTCTACGGGGACGGCGACCATGTGGTCACCGTCCGCGCAGAGGTCTCGCGTCTGCGCCGCTCGGTCGGGGCCCTGCTCGCCACCCGACCCTACCGATGGGCTGAAGGCGTCGACGCACGAGTGGACTGAGGGTCAGTCCGAGATTGCGTTTCCGAGAGTTGGAAACCGCAACCGGTCGCTATCGTCCTACCCATTTGCCCCGCGGTAGCTCCCGACCGACCACAGCACACCCTCGGGGTCTTGGACGGCGAAGTCGAGCGACCCGTAGTCCTGCTGCGTCAGTCCCATGACCTCGGTGGCGCCCGCGGCGAGCGCACGCGCGTGTAGCTCACGGACGTTTCCGGAGGCCAGATACACCGACCCCGAGGCGACTCCGGTCTTCGTCATGACCCCGCCGTCATCGCGCACGGACCCGAGCATCACTCCCCCGCCCTCGGGCCAGGCGAGTTCGGCGTGTTCGATGCGGTTCGGGTCGTCGGCATTCGTGTATTCGGCGACGACTTCGAAGCCGAGCGCCTCCTGGAGAAATACGATCGCGGCTTCGGCATCGCGATAGCGGAACGTGGGCCAGACGTTGCAGGCCCGAGCATCTGCGGGTTCGGCGGACATAAGGACTCCTTCTCTCTCGGTGTTCTTGAGAGGAGCATTCCCCTCCCGGTCTTGGACAAATGGGAACAGTTCATCCCCTCGCCGAGGCGGCCCCCACCGAATCCGGTCCCACCGTGTGCGTTCGGGCCACGTCATCAGCAGCCAACCACTGGCTCGGGCTGAGGCCGACGAAATCCTGGAAGTCCCGGTTGAGGTGCGCCTGATCGGCGTAACCGCAGTTCGTCGCGATCTCCGCCATGCTGCCCCGGCCCGCCGGGATCAGACGCCGTGCCCGATCGAAGCGGATGATGCGTGCGGCGTCTTTGGGGCCGATCCCGTATTCGGACCGGAACTGGCTGCCCAGATGGCGTCTGCTCCATCCGATGTCATCGGCGACGAGGGAGACGGGCAGACCGCCATGGCTGTCGGCGATCCGTTGCCAGGCGTCGGCCACCTCGGTGCGGGGTCTATTCGTGTCATCGAGCGTGCGCATGAGCACGTCGTCGATGGCGGCAAAGCGGGCGGACCATTCTGTCTCGAGGTTGACCCGTTCATGGAGTTCCGCGGCCAGCGGCCGGGAGATCCGAGCGACGTCAACACTGTGGTGAGCGAACTCAGCGGCGGGGATCCCGAAGAACGCCCGCGGGGCCGACGG
Above is a window of Brevibacterium siliguriense DNA encoding:
- a CDS encoding endonuclease domain-containing protein, translating into MSIDTRWVMHDFPEVFRSRDYIERGITRHSLYHSKRYKQVLPGVRMDRERFDRRPIPAWADTSWLFDAQRLRAALLHYPDIAAGHALAARLYGWPLPSNWMTSQLHVSIQNPNSRIRLPGITLRRMTNMTVTQWFDLPILAPADVIIGIAGDLLQRDLVKLCDAAVGNWHGPPQIGLDELRDCVRTRPFIRGRKHLSEAVGLARQTVDSPPETDLRLWAVEVGLPEPVVHPQVLSRILGRIVEPDLGYPHARLALEYEGNHHFESKRQRESDLRRDEALRAEGWTVLHVTSNTNYILLEAQIRDHLGFEPRPGHHSRYRR
- a CDS encoding GAF domain-containing protein, whose translation is MLQPDLAHLARDLTRIHDAVITGASPPVQPRALVRRSWDRMLRLGLDPDGANARIVADEAELETRRRKSRLRLVVEEMRSVLLRAPDAAPFILVVTDADGVILWRDGAASARRQADELGFVEGAHWSEAKVGTNAIGTALTEEAPVQLFSAEHFEASQHPWYCSAVPVHDPHDGTLLGVVDISGPAMTLHPAVQSLVTTAVRLAEARLMIAQQEALNTLRDRMSAMLAGTSGPALVVDDAGWVAYQQGVRSRDRIEAPAADRSILIPGAGLCLPEKITGGWLLRPTGDRRASVTLRMRQDPPVLDIHSGTDPLVVPLTPRRAQILAAVTSAGSAGISAADLSQRLYGDGDHVVTVRAEVSRLRRSVGALLATRPYRWAEGVDARVD
- a CDS encoding flavin-containing monooxygenase; the encoded protein is MTTTLDRPQLTADDIAMRWLQDFESALSRRDIPAAAGLFATDSYWRDLVSFTWNLKTVEDPDGVTDLLTHNLDRVAPEEFELSEPAATADGVTEAWFTFATAVGRGKGLVRLIDEDGIKAWTMLTSLQEIAGHEEPRGTRRIKGAEHGVDPERKSWSEKLAEEDEAWGKTTDPYILVVGGGQGGIALGARLRQLGVPSLVIDRWERPGDQWRSRYKSLCLHDPVWYDHLPYLKFPDNWPVFAPKDKIADWLEFYTKVMEIPYWSSTTAASAKYDEAAGRWTVEVDRNGENITLHPTHLVMATGMSGKPNIPTFPGSDIFKGEQQHSSQHPGPDAYAGKKVVVIGSNNSAFDICGALYENGADVTMVQRSSTHIVKSDSLVEIAMGDLYSERALEGGVTTEKADLIFASLPYRIMHEFQIPLYNQIKEEDKDFYQRMENAGFDLDFGDDESGLFLKYLRRGSGYYIDVGSAELVADGKVKLSKGQVDHLTSDSVVLADGTALPADLVVYATGYGSMNGWVADLVDQETADKVGKCWGLGSETTKDPGPWEGEQRNMWKPTQQENLWFMGGNLHQARHYSLYLALQLKARHEGIETPVYGLQEVHHLS
- a CDS encoding VOC family protein translates to MSAEPADARACNVWPTFRYRDAEAAIVFLQEALGFEVVAEYTNADDPNRIEHAELAWPEGGGVMLGSVRDDGGVMTKTGVASGSVYLASGNVRELHARALAAGATEVMGLTQQDYGSLDFAVQDPEGVLWSVGSYRGANG
- a CDS encoding helix-turn-helix domain-containing protein encodes the protein MSASRNDELIRRPHPRLRPFVGDYAGYDISGVRAGTHLGLPSGTLTFIVSIDEPLCQVEAVTGSCEHFDVLLAGLHLRSTLIAHPGAMSGIQINFSPSAPRAFFGIPAAEFAHHSVDVARISRPLAAELHERVNLETEWSARFAAIDDVLMRTLDDTNRPRTEVADAWQRIADSHGGLPVSLVADDIGWSRRHLGSQFRSEYGIGPKDAARIIRFDRARRLIPAGRGSMAEIATNCGYADQAHLNRDFQDFVGLSPSQWLAADDVARTHTVGPDSVGAASARG